The following are encoded together in the Paludisphaera mucosa genome:
- a CDS encoding SufE family protein, with product MPAALDAIIDELKESDRQERIDLLIDFAKNLPPLPPELEARKDAEHRVEECQSPVYLFVEMIGDRVALYGEAPAEAPTVRGFVSLLLEGLNGASPEDVLKVPGDLVDLCGLTEVLGMLRVRGLSGVLRRIKRDVARVAFAHHSTP from the coding sequence ATGCCCGCCGCACTCGACGCCATCATCGACGAGCTGAAGGAGTCCGACCGCCAGGAGCGGATCGACCTCCTGATCGACTTCGCCAAGAACCTGCCGCCCCTCCCGCCCGAGCTGGAGGCGCGCAAGGACGCCGAGCACCGGGTCGAGGAGTGCCAGTCGCCGGTCTACCTGTTCGTCGAGATGATCGGCGACCGCGTCGCCCTCTACGGCGAGGCCCCCGCCGAGGCGCCGACCGTCCGGGGCTTCGTCTCGCTCCTGCTGGAGGGGCTCAACGGCGCGTCGCCCGAGGACGTGCTGAAGGTCCCCGGCGACCTGGTCGACCTCTGCGGCCTGACCGAGGTCCTGGGCATGCTCCGGGTCCGCGGGCTCTCCGGGGTCCTGCGTCGCATCAAGCGCGACGTCGCCCGCGTCGCGTTCGCCCACCACTCGACCCCCTGA
- a CDS encoding helix-turn-helix transcriptional regulator: MSETSDRALLDLIRRRGPLTVCELAAAVGVTGTAVRNRLARLLGAGLVERKTRQDGRGRPKHTYEASVEAHKRLGQNYADLAVALWEEMMGTVEDRKLRRAIFQRITVRLAEMYRTQVGGDGWEGRLTQLSGLLQVRGVEAEVAPGGDGLPPFLRQHSCPYYELAELDRAICGLERKMFEKVLGRGLRLSQCRLDGGRSCDFEAKPTAPAVLALGPPPSGFAPLSYEDDVNRV; the protein is encoded by the coding sequence ATGTCGGAAACTTCGGATCGGGCGTTGCTGGACCTCATCCGTCGTCGCGGGCCGCTGACCGTCTGCGAGCTGGCCGCGGCGGTGGGCGTGACCGGGACCGCGGTGCGGAACCGGCTGGCGCGGCTGCTCGGGGCCGGACTGGTGGAGCGGAAGACGCGCCAGGACGGCCGGGGGCGTCCCAAGCACACGTACGAGGCCAGCGTCGAGGCCCACAAGCGCCTCGGCCAGAACTACGCCGACCTCGCCGTGGCGCTTTGGGAGGAGATGATGGGGACGGTGGAGGACCGCAAGCTCCGCCGGGCCATCTTCCAGAGGATCACCGTCCGCCTGGCCGAGATGTATCGGACTCAGGTCGGGGGCGATGGCTGGGAAGGCCGGCTGACCCAGCTCAGCGGCCTGCTGCAGGTCCGCGGGGTCGAGGCCGAGGTGGCCCCCGGAGGCGACGGCCTGCCGCCCTTCCTCCGCCAGCATTCGTGCCCCTACTACGAGCTGGCGGAGCTGGACCGGGCCATCTGCGGGCTGGAGCGGAAGATGTTCGAGAAGGTGCTGGGCCGGGGCCTGCGTCTCAGCCAGTGCCGGCTCGACGGCGGCCGCTCCTGCGACTTCGAGGCCAAGCCGACGGCCCCGGCCGTGCTGGCCCTGGGGCCGCCCCCCTCGGGGTTCGCACCGCTCTCTTACGAAGACGACGTCAACAGGGTTTAA
- the sufD gene encoding Fe-S cluster assembly protein SufD yields MSSSLSASTLAPAGFSEEAFEAFLKGRDEPGWLVDRRREAFARFQAFAWPTARDEEWRRTDIRAFKPADFGPPAQAEASAAATAAFDPLWESLSSHYATGVAHVDGAVVRRPDPAKLGGATFVDLETAVKDHPEILRKHLLTDVVKPSDDVLAALHAAFWSGGSLLYVPRGVAVELPLFSIAGMSADGRIDFGHTLVVLEEGAEATLVRETASAGRGDAPGLHVGALEVVQGASSRLRLVNIQNWDASTWHFTRERAVIGRDASLQWTVGALGSRLSKVNQEVVLAGEGASAQVNGVMFTTGRQHLAYFTRQDHQAPHTTSDLLYKGGLKGHSRIVWKGMIRVEKDAQRTDAYQKNDNLILSDSARADSIPGLEIEANDVRCTHGATAGRVDEEMIFLCQARGIPRDTAVRLIVEGFFANVYDRITLDPVRETLRRAVAAKLGDS; encoded by the coding sequence ATGAGTAGCAGCCTTTCCGCGTCGACCCTGGCCCCCGCCGGCTTCTCGGAGGAAGCCTTCGAGGCGTTCCTGAAGGGGCGCGACGAGCCCGGATGGCTCGTCGACCGCCGTCGCGAGGCGTTCGCGCGGTTCCAGGCGTTCGCCTGGCCGACCGCTCGGGACGAGGAATGGCGGCGGACCGACATCCGCGCCTTCAAGCCGGCCGACTTCGGGCCGCCCGCGCAGGCCGAGGCCTCGGCCGCCGCGACGGCCGCGTTCGACCCGCTCTGGGAGAGCCTCTCCTCGCACTACGCCACAGGCGTCGCGCACGTCGACGGCGCCGTCGTCCGCAGGCCCGACCCGGCCAAGCTCGGCGGCGCGACGTTCGTCGACCTGGAGACGGCGGTCAAGGACCATCCCGAGATCCTCCGCAAGCACCTCCTCACCGACGTCGTCAAGCCCTCGGACGACGTCCTGGCGGCCCTGCACGCGGCCTTCTGGAGCGGCGGCTCGCTGCTCTACGTCCCGAGGGGGGTCGCCGTCGAGCTGCCCCTGTTCAGCATCGCCGGCATGTCGGCCGACGGCCGCATCGACTTCGGCCACACCCTCGTCGTGCTCGAAGAGGGCGCCGAGGCCACGCTCGTCCGCGAGACCGCCAGCGCAGGCCGCGGCGACGCGCCCGGCCTGCACGTCGGGGCGCTCGAGGTGGTGCAAGGAGCGTCGTCCCGGCTCCGCCTGGTCAACATCCAGAACTGGGACGCGTCGACCTGGCACTTCACCCGCGAGCGGGCCGTGATCGGCCGCGACGCGTCGCTGCAGTGGACCGTCGGGGCGCTCGGGTCGCGGCTGTCGAAGGTCAACCAGGAGGTCGTCCTGGCCGGCGAGGGGGCCTCCGCCCAGGTCAACGGCGTCATGTTCACCACCGGCCGCCAGCACCTCGCGTACTTCACCCGCCAGGACCACCAGGCCCCCCACACCACCAGCGACCTGCTCTACAAGGGGGGCCTCAAGGGCCACTCGCGGATCGTCTGGAAGGGCATGATCCGCGTCGAGAAGGACGCCCAGCGCACCGACGCCTACCAGAAGAACGACAACCTGATCCTCTCGGATTCGGCCCGCGCCGACTCGATCCCCGGCCTGGAGATCGAGGCCAACGACGTGCGCTGCACGCACGGGGCCACCGCCGGCCGCGTCGACGAGGAGATGATCTTCCTCTGCCAGGCGCGGGGCATCCCCCGCGACACGGCGGTCCGGCTGATCGTCGAGGGGTTCTTCGCCAACGTCTACGACCGCATCACCCTCGACCCCGTCCGGGAGACGCTCCGGCGCGCCGTCGCGGCGAAGCTCGGGGATTCTTGA
- a CDS encoding S24 family peptidase, translating to MARKKTPKVRLTIKTSLSRRLREIRQELFGDHGGPELARRLNLPARTWYNYETGVTVPAEILLSFIELTGASPTYLTTGEGPRYVGPSEDRRMTDLSPLELIRRGLEKLERERPIFSSSPGSGQDGPLAPGREGTEFQAVLVFPFEELNRPTLDTARSVGRVLAYRHWLPNPGATIAVRAVDESMSPILPKGSIVAIDRSLTDPRELRGKIVAARLEGEVMIRWLDLSGRHVILRPNHAGPDHPLVPVEIDDAPADFLIGRVVWSWSRFGEG from the coding sequence GTGGCTCGGAAAAAGACCCCCAAAGTCCGCCTGACGATCAAGACGTCGCTCTCGCGTCGACTGCGAGAGATCCGCCAGGAACTCTTCGGCGATCACGGCGGTCCGGAACTGGCCCGCCGCCTGAACCTGCCGGCGCGCACATGGTACAACTACGAGACGGGCGTCACCGTCCCGGCCGAGATCCTGCTCTCGTTCATCGAGCTCACCGGCGCGTCGCCGACCTACCTGACGACCGGCGAAGGCCCGCGGTACGTCGGCCCGTCGGAGGACCGCCGGATGACGGACCTCTCGCCGCTCGAGCTGATCCGCCGCGGACTTGAGAAGCTGGAACGGGAACGCCCGATCTTCTCCTCCTCGCCGGGGTCGGGCCAGGACGGGCCCCTGGCCCCCGGGCGCGAAGGGACGGAGTTCCAGGCCGTGCTGGTCTTCCCCTTCGAGGAGCTGAACCGCCCGACGCTCGATACGGCGCGGTCGGTGGGCCGCGTGCTGGCCTATCGTCACTGGCTCCCCAACCCGGGGGCGACGATCGCGGTGCGGGCCGTCGACGAGTCGATGAGCCCGATCCTGCCCAAGGGCTCGATCGTCGCCATCGACCGGTCCCTGACCGACCCGAGGGAGCTGCGGGGCAAGATCGTGGCCGCGCGGCTCGAGGGCGAGGTCATGATCCGCTGGCTGGACCTGAGCGGGCGGCACGTGATCCTGCGGCCCAACCACGCCGGCCCCGACCACCCGCTGGTCCCGGTCGAGATCGACGACGCGCCGGCCGATTTCCTCATCGGCCGGGTCGTCTGGTCGTGGAGCCGGTTCGGCGAGGGTTGA
- the sufB gene encoding Fe-S cluster assembly protein SufB translates to MATDLNLQVAGIKEDDKYGFRDSDANYAFKSGKGLTRDVVEQISEMKNEPAWMRDFRLKALEIFRQKPTPTWGGELAGLNFDDIRYFMKATDRQGRTWDDVPAEIKNTFDKLGIPEAERKFLAGVGAQYESEVVYHSLREDLQKKGVIFVDTDTAVREHPDLVREYLGTIIPIADNKFAALNSAVWSGGSFVYIPAGVKVDIPLQAYFRINAENMGQFERTIIIVEEGAQVHYVEGCTAPMYSSESLHSAVVEIVVKKGGRCRYTTIQNWANNIYNLVTKRAVAHEDAVMEWVDGNLGSKLTMKYPAVYMVGKGARGEILSIAFAGQGQHQDAGGKVVHAAPHTSSRIISKSISKNGGRASYRGLLKVAKGAKGSKSNVVCDALILDPSSRSDTYPYIEIDEDDVKIGHEASVSKIGEEQLFYLRSRGLSEAEASTLIVSGFIEPLVKELPMEYAVEMNKLIQLQMEGSVG, encoded by the coding sequence ATGGCGACCGATCTGAATCTCCAGGTTGCGGGCATCAAGGAAGATGACAAGTACGGCTTCCGCGACTCCGACGCCAACTACGCCTTCAAGAGCGGCAAGGGGCTGACCCGGGACGTCGTCGAGCAGATCTCCGAGATGAAGAACGAGCCCGCCTGGATGCGGGACTTCCGCCTCAAGGCGCTCGAGATCTTCCGCCAGAAGCCCACCCCGACCTGGGGCGGCGAGCTGGCGGGCCTGAACTTCGACGACATCCGCTACTTCATGAAGGCCACCGACCGCCAGGGCCGCACCTGGGACGACGTCCCGGCCGAGATCAAGAACACGTTCGACAAGCTCGGCATCCCCGAGGCCGAGCGCAAGTTCCTGGCCGGCGTCGGCGCGCAGTACGAGTCGGAGGTCGTCTACCACAGCCTCCGCGAGGACCTGCAGAAGAAGGGCGTGATCTTCGTCGACACCGACACGGCGGTGCGCGAGCACCCCGACCTGGTCCGCGAGTACCTGGGCACGATCATCCCGATCGCCGACAACAAGTTTGCGGCCCTGAACTCGGCGGTCTGGAGCGGCGGCTCGTTCGTCTACATCCCGGCCGGCGTCAAGGTCGACATCCCGCTGCAGGCCTACTTCCGGATCAACGCCGAGAACATGGGCCAGTTCGAGCGGACGATCATCATCGTCGAGGAGGGGGCTCAGGTCCATTACGTCGAGGGCTGCACCGCCCCGATGTACTCGTCCGAGAGCCTGCACTCGGCCGTCGTCGAGATCGTCGTCAAGAAGGGCGGCCGCTGCCGCTACACGACGATCCAGAACTGGGCCAACAACATCTACAACCTCGTCACCAAGCGGGCCGTGGCCCACGAAGACGCGGTCATGGAGTGGGTCGACGGCAACCTCGGCAGCAAGCTGACGATGAAGTACCCGGCCGTCTACATGGTCGGCAAGGGCGCCCGCGGCGAGATCCTCTCGATCGCCTTCGCCGGCCAGGGCCAGCACCAGGACGCCGGCGGCAAGGTCGTCCACGCCGCCCCCCACACCAGCTCGCGGATCATCTCCAAGAGCATCAGCAAGAACGGCGGCCGGGCCAGCTACCGCGGCCTGCTCAAGGTCGCCAAGGGCGCCAAGGGCTCGAAGTCGAACGTCGTCTGCGACGCGCTCATCCTCGACCCCAGCAGCCGCTCCGACACGTACCCGTACATCGAGATCGACGAGGACGACGTCAAGATCGGCCACGAGGCCAGCGTCTCCAAGATCGGCGAGGAGCAGCTCTTCTACCTGAGGAGCCGCGGCCTCTCCGAGGCCGAGGCCTCCACCCTGATCGTCAGCGGCTTCATCGAGCCCCTCGTCAAGGAGCTGCCGATGGAGTACGCCGTCGAGATGAACAAGCTCATCCAGCTCCAGATGGAAGGCTCCGTCGGCTGA
- the sufC gene encoding Fe-S cluster assembly ATPase SufC, with protein sequence MSKVLRIENLRVAVEGKEILRGVDLTIKQGEVHALMGPNGSGKSTLSYALMGHPNYEVTGGSVTIDGDDVLAMEPDERAKAGVFLAFQYPTAIPGVTVANFLRHAVTNVRNPERREGQDLIPMRDFRKEIRQEMDDLGMDPAFARRYLNEGFSGGEKKRAEILQLAMLRPAFAILDETDSGLDIDAVRIVSEGVNRVAAKHSTGILVITHYERILTFIKPQFVHILFGGQIVEEGGGELVKQLEAEGYDWIRAKYPEAARRAEELEASKQDQQGVGV encoded by the coding sequence ATGAGCAAGGTACTTCGGATCGAGAATCTGCGCGTCGCCGTCGAGGGCAAGGAGATCCTCCGCGGGGTCGACCTGACCATCAAGCAGGGCGAGGTCCACGCGCTGATGGGCCCCAACGGCTCGGGCAAGAGCACCCTGAGCTACGCCCTGATGGGTCATCCCAACTACGAGGTGACGGGCGGCTCGGTCACGATCGACGGCGACGACGTCCTGGCCATGGAGCCCGACGAGCGGGCCAAGGCGGGCGTCTTCCTGGCGTTCCAGTACCCCACGGCCATCCCCGGCGTGACGGTCGCCAACTTCCTGCGGCACGCGGTCACGAACGTCCGCAACCCCGAGCGCCGCGAGGGCCAGGACCTGATCCCGATGCGCGACTTCCGCAAGGAGATCCGCCAGGAGATGGACGACCTGGGCATGGACCCGGCGTTCGCCCGCCGCTACCTCAACGAGGGCTTCTCGGGCGGCGAGAAGAAGCGGGCCGAGATCCTCCAGCTCGCCATGCTCCGCCCCGCCTTCGCCATCCTCGACGAGACCGACAGCGGCCTGGACATCGACGCCGTCCGGATCGTCTCCGAGGGGGTCAACCGGGTCGCCGCCAAGCACTCGACCGGGATCCTGGTCATCACCCACTACGAGCGGATCCTGACCTTCATCAAGCCCCAGTTCGTCCACATCCTCTTCGGCGGCCAGATCGTCGAGGAGGGGGGCGGCGAGCTGGTCAAGCAGCTCGAAGCCGAGGGCTACGACTGGATCCGCGCCAAGTACCCCGAGGCCGCCCGCCGCGCCGAGGAGCTGGAAGCCTCCAAGCAGGACCAGCAGGGCGTGGGCGTCTGA
- a CDS encoding metal-sulfur cluster assembly factor, which yields MIEHEALVQALKTVNDPELNVNVVDLGLVYSIRAEDDRVDVEMTLTSPACPMGPEILRNSVAALEKVEGVAKVDVKLVMTPPWTPDRMTDDARDELGMF from the coding sequence ATGATCGAACACGAGGCCCTCGTCCAGGCCCTGAAGACCGTCAACGACCCCGAGCTCAACGTGAACGTGGTGGACCTGGGCCTGGTCTACTCGATCCGCGCGGAGGACGACCGCGTCGACGTCGAGATGACCCTGACCTCGCCCGCCTGCCCGATGGGGCCGGAGATCCTCCGCAACTCGGTCGCCGCCCTGGAGAAGGTCGAAGGGGTCGCGAAGGTCGACGTCAAGCTCGTCATGACCCCCCCCTGGACCCCCGACCGCATGACCGACGACGCCCGCGACGAACTCGGCATGTTTTAA
- a CDS encoding sulfurtransferase gives MGEAYAHPEVLVSTQWVLDHLDDPKVRIVESDEDLLLYDLGHVPGSVRIDWQGDLQDQIVRDYIDAEKFADLCSKNGIAADTTVVFYGDKSNWWACYAFWAFTLFGHESLKVMDGGRKLWIDEGRPITRETPKPPRTDYKVAGGDEAAIRAFRDEVMTHVRAGRPLIDVRSPKEFTGEMLHMEDYPQEGSLRAGHIPGAKSVPWSRAVEDDGTFKSAAALRAIYEGEVGLKPADDVVAYCRIGERSSLTWFVLTYLLGYPRVRNYDGSWTEWGNLVRAPIERGAGA, from the coding sequence ATGGGGGAAGCTTACGCGCATCCCGAAGTCCTCGTCTCGACGCAATGGGTGCTGGACCACCTCGACGACCCCAAGGTGCGGATCGTCGAGAGCGACGAAGACCTCCTGCTCTACGACCTGGGCCACGTCCCGGGCTCGGTGCGGATCGACTGGCAGGGGGACCTGCAGGACCAGATCGTCCGCGACTACATCGACGCCGAGAAGTTCGCCGACCTCTGCTCGAAGAACGGCATCGCCGCCGACACGACGGTCGTGTTCTACGGCGACAAGTCGAACTGGTGGGCCTGCTACGCCTTCTGGGCCTTCACCCTCTTCGGCCACGAGAGCCTGAAGGTGATGGACGGCGGCCGGAAGCTCTGGATCGACGAGGGCCGGCCGATCACCCGCGAGACCCCCAAGCCCCCCCGGACCGACTACAAGGTCGCCGGCGGCGACGAGGCGGCCATCCGCGCCTTCCGCGACGAGGTGATGACCCACGTCCGCGCCGGCAGGCCCCTGATCGACGTGCGGAGCCCCAAGGAGTTCACCGGCGAGATGCTCCACATGGAGGACTACCCCCAGGAGGGCTCGCTCCGCGCCGGCCACATCCCGGGGGCCAAGAGCGTCCCCTGGAGTCGCGCCGTCGAGGACGACGGCACGTTCAAGTCGGCCGCCGCCCTCAGGGCGATCTACGAGGGCGAGGTCGGCCTCAAGCCCGCCGACGACGTCGTCGCCTACTGCCGGATCGGCGAGCGTTCCAGCCTGACCTGGTTCGTGCTGACTTACCTTCTGGGCTACCCGCGCGTCCGCAATTACGACGGCTCGTGGACCGAGTGGGGCAACCTCGTCCGCGCCCCGATCGAGCGCGGGGCCGGCGCCTGA
- a CDS encoding protein kinase domain-containing protein: MGEHGGAGDDEEVLRAFLAGMTGAIPRNATASILEQWSHAPQVHLSELLQNLGKLDTSQMEALGCVASAHYRANGCDLARSLAAWRISTVRDDEAAGGVPGDSLATTLPGEPPTPSRTSPAVPREALAARYELLNVHARGGIGRVWKALDRQLQREVALKELQPRNADREDLRARFLLEAEITGKLEHPGIVPVYSLGEDEAGRPYYAMRFVQGDSLSVAIRDFHEARKKAEAAGGDPAQAWGVEFRQLLRRFLGACETLEYAHSKGYIHRDLKPGNIMVGPYGETLVVDWGLAKDVGSGPEPPAGPATAPEGEERPSPSGTSPGDQLGTPQYMSPEQAMGDLDRIGFPSDVYSLGATLHELLTGESPFHGVDRHAVVVAVLRGPAAPRSIVPTIPPALEAICLKATAFEPADRYPSAGALARDVENWLADEPVSAYPDGVRGRLARWVRRHRTLAYAAAAVLVGVSLAATTAAFSIDRAWRSERAARGEAEENFNLAQQAVEDYLTRISQDKLLLIEDSVDMRRLRKDLLQSALQYYEKFVAERRDDPKLRRRLAKAHHNLGVIQTDIAAPQDAVVALEIALQIWDALLESTPADVGLALDRTRTLQRLGKIRKLQDRPAEALGAYYRAIAALEALIARPGTPPARALELADCLSDVAAIQAKQGQVELSLRASTRARRILDELLAADPDRPSYRAALAEVANNQGFAASRKGDHAAAMEAFAECGEICRKLLQQVPEGEPRPTRVVELAGVSAANTGDILSTLGRYAEAKDHYEQSRPPREGLAAAHPTVTRHRLHLGLTYRGLGYAQHYGGDDAAALQSLGRARVAFEELIELDSDVPEAHDYLGWTLNVIGSILDEHGDHREAIPAFERAIAEHRLATAGATDVLEYRFHLASSLFNLAEQHADLGDVDAALPAAEEAARGSLDVLRAASAGPTHFATCLALASTCGEWRLQAGDPAGASSRLDEFAAAIRETPAAPSPSARDAALDAIRARQAACLIAAKRPAEARTILKDVEARLRERNRTAAGETPDAEARGALSEVLWLRSHVARLRGLDEEAAEADSGRIGLWGPRDAEGLVELAARAARRACLVGYGRTPLAAAGEAARSLDVATAEDDVRLALALGYADRARIRGDRELMTTLDRPATRDLRDDVGFPDPPFAPAP, translated from the coding sequence GTGGGCGAGCATGGCGGGGCCGGGGACGACGAGGAGGTCCTCAGGGCGTTCCTGGCGGGGATGACGGGGGCGATCCCCCGGAACGCGACCGCGTCCATCCTGGAGCAGTGGTCGCACGCGCCTCAGGTCCACCTCTCCGAGCTGCTCCAGAACCTCGGCAAGCTCGACACCAGCCAGATGGAGGCCCTGGGGTGCGTGGCGTCGGCCCACTACCGGGCCAACGGCTGCGACCTGGCCCGCAGCCTGGCCGCCTGGCGCATCTCCACGGTCCGGGACGACGAGGCGGCCGGGGGCGTCCCCGGGGACTCGCTCGCGACGACCCTCCCGGGCGAACCGCCCACGCCCTCGCGGACCTCGCCCGCCGTCCCCCGAGAGGCCCTCGCCGCGCGCTACGAGCTGCTCAACGTCCACGCCCGGGGGGGGATCGGCCGGGTCTGGAAGGCCCTCGACCGCCAGCTCCAGCGCGAGGTCGCGCTCAAGGAGCTTCAGCCCCGGAACGCCGACCGCGAGGACCTGCGCGCCCGCTTCCTGCTGGAGGCGGAGATCACCGGCAAGCTCGAACACCCTGGCATCGTGCCGGTCTACAGCCTCGGCGAGGACGAGGCGGGCCGCCCCTATTACGCGATGCGGTTCGTCCAGGGGGACAGCCTGTCGGTCGCGATCCGCGACTTCCACGAGGCCCGCAAGAAGGCCGAGGCCGCCGGCGGCGACCCCGCGCAGGCCTGGGGGGTCGAGTTCCGTCAGCTGCTGCGGCGGTTCCTGGGTGCGTGCGAGACCCTGGAGTACGCCCATAGCAAGGGTTACATCCACCGCGACTTGAAGCCCGGCAACATCATGGTCGGCCCCTACGGCGAGACCCTCGTCGTCGACTGGGGCCTGGCCAAGGACGTGGGATCGGGGCCGGAGCCGCCCGCCGGGCCCGCGACCGCGCCCGAGGGCGAGGAAAGACCTTCGCCGAGCGGGACGAGCCCCGGCGACCAGCTCGGCACGCCGCAATACATGAGCCCGGAGCAGGCCATGGGGGACCTGGACCGGATCGGGTTCCCGTCCGACGTCTACAGCCTGGGGGCGACGCTCCACGAGCTGCTGACCGGCGAGTCCCCCTTCCACGGGGTCGACCGACACGCGGTCGTCGTCGCCGTCCTCCGCGGGCCGGCCGCCCCGCGATCGATCGTGCCGACGATCCCGCCGGCCCTGGAGGCGATCTGCCTCAAGGCGACGGCCTTCGAGCCCGCCGACCGCTATCCCTCGGCCGGCGCCCTGGCGCGCGACGTCGAGAACTGGCTGGCCGACGAGCCGGTCTCGGCCTATCCCGACGGCGTCCGCGGTCGCCTGGCGCGCTGGGTCCGACGCCACCGCACCCTGGCCTACGCCGCCGCGGCGGTGCTCGTGGGCGTCAGCCTGGCCGCGACGACCGCGGCCTTCTCCATCGATCGAGCCTGGCGGAGCGAGCGAGCCGCCCGCGGCGAGGCCGAGGAGAACTTCAACCTGGCGCAGCAGGCCGTCGAGGATTACCTGACCCGGATCAGCCAGGACAAGCTGCTGCTCATCGAGGACTCGGTCGACATGCGCAGGCTCCGCAAGGACCTGCTCCAGTCGGCCCTCCAATACTACGAGAAGTTCGTGGCCGAGCGCCGCGACGACCCCAAGCTGCGGCGTCGACTGGCGAAGGCCCACCACAACCTGGGGGTCATCCAGACGGACATCGCCGCCCCGCAGGACGCCGTCGTCGCCCTGGAGATCGCCCTGCAGATCTGGGACGCGCTCCTGGAATCGACCCCGGCCGACGTCGGCTTGGCCCTCGACCGCACCCGGACGCTCCAGCGGCTCGGCAAGATCCGGAAGCTCCAGGACCGGCCCGCGGAGGCCCTCGGGGCCTACTACCGGGCGATCGCCGCCCTGGAGGCCCTGATCGCCCGGCCGGGGACGCCCCCCGCGCGGGCGCTCGAGCTGGCCGACTGCCTCTCCGACGTCGCCGCGATCCAGGCGAAGCAGGGTCAGGTGGAGCTGAGCCTGCGGGCGTCGACCCGCGCGCGACGGATCCTCGACGAACTGCTCGCGGCCGACCCCGACCGGCCTTCCTATCGGGCGGCCCTGGCCGAGGTGGCCAACAACCAGGGTTTCGCCGCCAGCCGGAAGGGCGATCATGCGGCGGCCATGGAGGCCTTCGCCGAGTGCGGGGAGATCTGCCGGAAGCTCCTCCAGCAGGTGCCGGAGGGCGAGCCCCGGCCGACCCGCGTGGTCGAGCTGGCCGGCGTCAGCGCCGCGAACACGGGCGACATCCTGTCGACCCTGGGGCGGTACGCCGAGGCGAAGGACCACTATGAGCAGAGTCGCCCGCCCCGCGAGGGGCTGGCGGCGGCGCATCCGACGGTCACCCGCCACCGGCTCCACCTCGGGCTGACCTATCGCGGCCTCGGCTACGCCCAGCATTACGGCGGCGACGACGCCGCGGCGCTGCAATCGCTGGGACGGGCCCGGGTCGCCTTCGAAGAGCTCATCGAGCTGGATTCCGACGTCCCCGAGGCGCACGACTACCTCGGCTGGACCCTGAACGTCATCGGCAGCATCCTCGACGAGCACGGCGACCACCGCGAGGCGATCCCGGCGTTCGAGCGGGCGATCGCCGAGCACCGCCTGGCGACGGCCGGCGCGACCGACGTGCTCGAGTATCGCTTCCACCTCGCGAGCAGCCTCTTCAACCTCGCGGAGCAGCACGCCGACCTGGGCGACGTCGACGCGGCCCTGCCGGCCGCCGAGGAGGCGGCGCGCGGCTCGCTCGACGTCCTGCGGGCGGCCTCCGCCGGCCCGACCCATTTCGCGACCTGCCTCGCCCTCGCCTCGACGTGCGGCGAATGGAGGCTCCAGGCCGGCGACCCGGCCGGGGCGTCCTCCCGGCTCGACGAGTTCGCCGCCGCGATCCGGGAGACCCCCGCGGCCCCGTCGCCTTCGGCCCGCGACGCCGCCCTGGACGCGATCCGAGCCCGGCAGGCCGCCTGCCTGATCGCCGCGAAACGACCCGCGGAGGCGAGGACGATCCTCAAGGACGTGGAGGCGCGACTCCGCGAACGAAACCGCACGGCGGCGGGAGAGACGCCCGACGCGGAGGCGCGGGGGGCCCTCTCCGAAGTCCTCTGGCTGCGATCCCACGTCGCACGACTCCGGGGACTCGACGAGGAGGCCGCGGAAGCCGACTCGGGCCGGATCGGCCTGTGGGGCCCGCGCGACGCCGAGGGCCTCGTCGAGCTGGCGGCGCGGGCGGCCCGTAGGGCCTGCCTCGTCGGCTACGGCCGGACCCCGCTCGCCGCCGCCGGCGAGGCGGCGCGATCGCTCGACGTCGCGACGGCCGAGGACGACGTCCGCCTCGCCCTGGCCCTGGGGTACGCCGACCGGGCCCGCATCCGGGGCGATCGCGAATTGATGACGACCCTCGACCGGCCCGCGACCCGAGACCTCCGCGACGACGTCGGCTTCCCCGACCCGCCCTTCGCCCCCGCGCCGTAG
- a CDS encoding non-heme iron oxygenase ferredoxin subunit, which produces MSEAVKIAAASELAPGGKKLVDVDGRALALFRVGDEYYVIDDVCTHDGGPLAEGELDGVQVECPRHGARFDVRTGAAVRFPAIEPVPTHPVEVRDDGVYVRIDG; this is translated from the coding sequence ATGTCGGAAGCCGTCAAGATCGCCGCCGCGTCGGAACTCGCCCCCGGCGGCAAGAAGCTCGTGGACGTCGACGGCCGCGCCCTGGCGCTGTTCCGGGTCGGCGACGAATACTACGTCATCGACGACGTCTGCACCCACGACGGCGGCCCCCTCGCCGAGGGCGAGCTCGACGGCGTGCAGGTCGAATGCCCCCGCCACGGCGCGCGGTTCGACGTCCGCACCGGGGCGGCGGTCCGCTTCCCGGCCATCGAGCCGGTCCCCACCCACCCGGTGGAAGTCCGCGACGACGGCGTCTACGTCCGGATCGACGGCTGA